The window AATGTTTTTCCGTAAGATTTGTGATCAACAAATCCTTTAGTTTCTAATATGCGAATAATGGTTGATACAGTATTGTAAGCCGGTTTGGGTTTAGGAAATTCTTCCAGAAAATCCTTTATAAATCCCTTTCCATTCTTCCAAAGTATCTGCATTACTTCTTCTTCCGCTTTGGTTAATTCCTTAAGTTCCATGACAGCACAAATATATAACTAAGTTTTTAGTTATACAACTAAATTCTTAGTTTTTAATGTAATTATCTAAATACCAAGAGGTTTAAATCTATGAAGAATATAGAGTCATCGTTGGTGTGAAGACATTAAACCTTGCAGAGAAATTCTTTTCGCTCACCTCAACCTTCGTTCTCTTGATAAAAAAGGTCGCCGGGAGTTATAGTAATAATATCCGAAAACGTTTATTCGCCGAAAGTTATTGCTAATACCGTCAAACGTCATTTCAATTATACTATTTCTTGATTATTCCCGTTAGAGTCTTTAAGATGAACTTTAAATTCCAACATATTACTATTTGTGCGCTCACTTTTGTTTTTTCACTTGCACTAATTAGTTGTAAAAAGTATAAAGAAAACCCTTGGTATAAGCCCGGCATAAGAAAGGGATTTATAAGTAATTACTTCATTTCTTCTTATACGGTTAATGGCGTAGACTGTTTGACTTATGTAAATAATAAACTAAATACCCGGCTCCAAAACATTGTCTGGACCATACAACCCGCTGATGATTTTGGTGTAAACACAGGCTAGGTGTCTGAGCCTATTTCAAATAAACGAAGTTGATTATCTTTTCTGGGTTTATCCAAACCGTTTTTTAAGGTAAAATCAACAATCCATTTTATTTTTTCTTTTGCTTCTTCTTCGTTTATATTTTTCTCATCATACAAATTATCCAATGGCGAACATTTTTTAGGACTCTCGTAATTGGCAACATGCAAATAAACTAAAGTAGCTTCAATGTTGGCATGTCCTAACAATTCTTTAATCGATACTATGTTTAATCCGTCTTCAAGTAAATGCGTAGCGTAACTGTGACGTAATGTATGCAAACAAATTCCCTTTTTTAACAACCCTGCTCTTTTTACCACTTCATGCATGTTATGTCTTAAGGTTGATGTTCCAATTACGCGGCCCGCTTTGTTATTGAATAAATAATAAACGGGTTTATAGTTAAACAAATATTCTTTTAATTCATTTATAAGATATAGCGACAAAGGAACATAACGGTCTTTACCCCCCTTCCCATTTTTTATATGTATTAATTTCCGGTCCCAATCAATATCCTGCAATTTTAAACCGGCAGCTTCCTGTGCCCGCAATCCGGCTGAATAAATTAACATCAACATTAATTTTTGTCGGCCTTCCTTACAGGATAAAAATAACCGCTGTATCTCTGCCTTACTTAATATCAATGGTAAACTTTTATCTTGTTTAATACTGGGAAGTCGTAAATATTCATACTTACTGTTTAACATTTTTAAATAATACCTTAAACCATAAATCATGTGCTTATACCCACTGCGCGATTCGAGTTTGTTTTGTTTATTTAAAATTGTTAATACGGCATTTATCTCTTCTTCCGTTGCACACTCCGGTAATTTTTTTAACTCTAAACTTAATCGGGCTATATTCCGAATGTAACTTTGAAATGTTTTCATACTCATACCATTTAAAATCATTTTCTGCTGCATTCTAATAAAACGGTCACTGAATTCGGGAAAATAAACTATGGCCGCCTTTACTTGTGTATGTTGATTTATCATTGTTATTTGTATCTTTATTTTATGAATAAAGATGTAAAAGCCTATCACAGCAAACAAACCAAATCCGATAAGGAGATTTGCAATGCCTTGTACGAAATCATTCAGGAGCATCTTCCGGAAGCAGAAAATAAAGTTTGGCACGCGCATCCGGTTTGGTTTTTGGATGGTAATCCCATTGTTGGTTACAGCAAATTAAAAGCCGGCATACAATTGATGTTTTGGAGTGGTGTTAGTTTTGAAGAAGAAGAATTAATCCCGGGAAAAAGCGGCAAATTTAAAGATGCTTCTATTATCTACACTTCAGCCGATGAGATTAACAGCAAAAATTTAAAACGCTGGCTTAAAAAATCGAAAGAGATTCAGTGGGATTACAAAAACATAGTCAAAAGAAAAGGCGTCCTGGAACGCCTTAAATAAATCTTAGTTCTAAATTAAAAATGGTGCCCCATTTTTTCTTTCTTCGTTTGAAGGTATTTTGCATTATGCGGATTAGGTGGGATGACGATGGATACATTTTCCACAATTTCTAATCCATAACCAATCAAACCTGCTCTCTTCTTCGGATTGTTTGTCATTAATTTTATTTTATGCACACCTAAATCGCGTAATATCTGCGCGCCTATTCCATAATCACGTTCATCCATTTTAAATCCTAACTCCAAATTAGCTTCCACGGTGTCGCGTCCGTTTTCCTGAAGTTTGTACGCTTTTAATTTATTCAATAAACCAATACCCCTTCCTTCCTGATTCATATACACAATAACGCCTTTACCTTCTTTCTCAATCATGCGCATGGCTTCGTGTAATTGCGGACCGCAATCGCAACGGCAACTTCCAAAAATATCGCCGGTAACGCAAGAAGAGTGTACGCGCACCAATACCGGTTCATTTTCCTTCCACTCCCCTTTTACTAATGCCAGGTGTTCCTGACCGTTAGTATTTACTTTATAATCTACCAATTTAAAAGTTCCCCACTCGGTCGGCATCTCTACTTCTACTTGTCGCTCTACAATACTTTCTTTTGCCAAACGGTATGAAATCAAATCTTTGATGGTAATGATTTTCAAATCGAACTTAGCTGCAATTTTTACCAA is drawn from Bacteroidota bacterium and contains these coding sequences:
- a CDS encoding bifunctional 3,4-dihydroxy-2-butanone-4-phosphate synthase/GTP cyclohydrolase II, which gives rise to MSEFKLNTIEEALSDLKNGKVIIVVDDEDRENEGDFITAAKNVTPEVINFMATHGRGLICTAVTEQRAAELDLQLMVSKNTASHETAFTVSIDLLGHGCTTGISAQDRAKTVQALIDPTIKPTDFGRPGHIFPLIAKNGGVLRRTGHTEATVDLAMLAGFEPCGALVEIMNEDGTMARLPDLVKIAAKFDLKIITIKDLISYRLAKESIVERQVEVEMPTEWGTFKLVDYKVNTNGQEHLALVKGEWKENEPVLVRVHSSCVTGDIFGSCRCDCGPQLHEAMRMIEKEGKGVIVYMNQEGRGIGLLNKLKAYKLQENGRDTVEANLELGFKMDERDYGIGAQILRDLGVHKIKLMTNNPKKRAGLIGYGLEIVENVSIVIPPNPHNAKYLQTKKEKMGHHF
- a CDS encoding DUF1801 domain-containing protein, which gives rise to MNKDVKAYHSKQTKSDKEICNALYEIIQEHLPEAENKVWHAHPVWFLDGNPIVGYSKLKAGIQLMFWSGVSFEEEELIPGKSGKFKDASIIYTSADEINSKNLKRWLKKSKEIQWDYKNIVKRKGVLERLK
- a CDS encoding BlaI/MecI/CopY family transcriptional regulator, which translates into the protein MELKELTKAEEEVMQILWKNGKGFIKDFLEEFPKPKPAYNTVSTIIRILETKGFVDHKSYGKTFEYFPLVSKKQYSDFIMKSMMKNYFGNSFKQMVSFFAENNKLSIKDLDELMKEVKRSKHDK
- a CDS encoding tyrosine-type recombinase/integrase produces the protein MINQHTQVKAAIVYFPEFSDRFIRMQQKMILNGMSMKTFQSYIRNIARLSLELKKLPECATEEEINAVLTILNKQNKLESRSGYKHMIYGLRYYLKMLNSKYEYLRLPSIKQDKSLPLILSKAEIQRLFLSCKEGRQKLMLMLIYSAGLRAQEAAGLKLQDIDWDRKLIHIKNGKGGKDRYVPLSLYLINELKEYLFNYKPVYYLFNNKAGRVIGTSTLRHNMHEVVKRAGLLKKGICLHTLRHSYATHLLEDGLNIVSIKELLGHANIEATLVYLHVANYESPKKCSPLDNLYDEKNINEEEAKEKIKWIVDFTLKNGLDKPRKDNQLRLFEIGSDT